Below is a window of Roseivirga misakiensis DNA.
AGAACAATAGATTTGGCATGACCGATGTGAAGGTAGCCATTCGGTTCAGGAGGAAACCGTGTCTGGACCATAGAATTCTTTCCTGATTCTAGATCTTCTTCTATCATTTGCTCAATGAAGTTGAGCGACTCTCGGTTCTCGTTTTCAGACATTTCCTCTTAATTCTAAATTGGATGCAATTTTACTAAAAGCCTGCCAGATGAACGAGGATTAGACCAAATAAGATTGGTCAATAAAAAACCCCGACTTGTATAAGCCGAGGCATTAGAGATTATAAATAATAATGCTCAAGAATAATTGAACCTTAGCGAAGGTATCGTATGCGTTTTCTACACCCAAACTTCTTCAAAGAACGGTTGGTTTAAATCAGTCAATGGGGGTTAAATCATCACCTTCCCGTTTTCGGCGAGCCAAGTTTAAAGCCTAGGCCGAAACTGAAGCCCACATTGTCAAAGTTTGAAACACCATTGATAGGTTCCTGAAATGTCTCACTCTTAGTACCTTCTAATTGGAAATTGAAGTATAACCTAGACGCTAAGCTAGTTTCCATACCTACCCCATATCGCACGGCGTTGAACCTTAGATCGGTTGTCGAATAACGGTCCCGGATTTCCCCATTATTATTGGAAAATGCCTTGAAATTAATAAGCTCCATATTAACCCGTTCGACTCCCAGAAGCCCATAAAAATTAACGCTGCCTTGTTTAACGTAATATTTTAACCCTAAACCTGTAGTCATCACAAACTGATTCCTAGTTTCATTAGAGAAACTAACCCCCGTGCCGGCATTATTAACCGCTGCCCTTTGAGCATCCTCGTCTGGTAATTTAAATGAGATACCAAAACTTCCCTGAAGAACTAGACGCTGTGACAATCCGTATCCGAAATTGAGCCGATAGTTGTTGCCACTATTGGCGATATTGAATCGTTCATTGCCTAAATTCTGCTCGCTGAGAAGAAACCACGAGCCAAACTGAAATTCTACATTAAAAAGATTGGTATTTTTCCTTTGGACGAGAGAATCGATTTTTCGACTACTTCTTAACTGACTTTTATCTACTTCGGAACCCCATTTACGCTGTTTTTTGATGAACTTGAAAGTTTGATCTAAAAACAGCCGATCATTCATCTTTACTGGTGGAATAAACTTCACATCCCCTAAAAGTCTGTTGAATAAAAGTGGGTTATACTTATCAAATATGATGGTTTTTGCTGGCTGTATATCGTCGGTTTCCAACAAAGCAAGCGTAGCCTCAGACTGTTTAGTTAAGTCTACTACGAAAAGCCTCTTTGGGTCGATAGTACCAAACTGAACGCCGTCGGTCACTAAAACTTTTAACCGTTCCAGTGCTTGCTCATCCTTTGTGTAGACAATTTCCACTCCTCGGCCATTAGCAAATAAAGAGGCCCTTACAAGTTCGTGATTCTCCTGTTTGTTAAGAGGCAGAAAAAGAATGTGATAGGCATTGTTTGTTGATGAAGTCCCCCCAATCTCTTTAAAGTAAATCTGCTCTTGGGCGAGCAGGTCTACATTAAATAAAAAGGAAAAAAAACAGCAAAGGAATGTGATTTGGTTTGCTTTCCGCATTAGTGAATTAGTCTTCTTCGTCAAATTCCTCTAATGGACGGAAAGCCCATATGTCATCGTAGCGGGCATTAATATTTCTTCCAGTGGCTACATAGGCAAAATCTAAGATGGTAAAACTTACCGCTTGCTCTCTGGCTGAACCTTCAAATTCGGTCAACTCTTCCCATTCATCAGCGTCAGGGTTATACCGCCAAGTGTCAATAAGATTAGACAGTCTTTTACCCACCGAGATATAACCAAAAGAGCCTATACTGAATGATGCCGCATATTCTCTTAGCACCTCCGGATCGCCAGTATCATCATCGTCCAGGTCGTTTTTCTCAGTCCAGAGATCAGTTGCCGGATCATACATCCAGAAATCTTCTTGGTGAATGCCGTTGTGTAAGCCACCGCCCACGTAAGCCAGGCCATCGATAACAAAGTTGAAAGCTCCCTGCCTTTTTGATCCACCCATACTCGAAATTTGCACCCAGGTGTTTGAACTAGGGGAGTATTTGTAGAAGTCTTTTAAGTTATTGTCTCCATCGTTTCCAGTGCCCACATAACCCTCATCATTAAGGGTGAAACTCAAAGCTCCAAACCTAGCTGCCCCTGGGAAATCTGCTATTTGAGTCCAGCTATCTAAGGCGGGGTCATATTCCCAGAAATCATTCAATTCTACATCTCCATCGTAGCCCGTACCGACATAGCCTTTACCGTTTGCGGCGAAAGCTACCGCTGAGTTTCTGGCCACTCCGGGAAAGTCAGCGATTCTGAACCAAGTATTACGGTCGGGTTCGTATCTCCAAAAATCGACCAAGCGATCATCGCCGTCGTAGCCAGTACCTACAAAGGCAAAATCATCAATTACAAAAGCCACTGCACCACTTCTGGTTGCCCCTTCAAAGTCACTTTCTTCAACCCAGTTCCCTTCGTCGGGACTAGATGAAGTAGAGTTGTTGCACGATAAGCAAATACAGGCAGTCAGCGCCCAAAATGCGTTTAATATAGTTCGTCTGTTTTTCATGTCAATCATTGTATTTAGATATGTAGATTTTCAATTTCGTTTCCAGTTGAGTAGCGTCAATCGCTACTGTTCTAATGTTTGTATTGATCTCGGTGGATGGTATAGTCAGGTAAAAGCTCTCTTCGTCTAAACCTTGGGTGTTAATCAAGTTTTCGACATAGGCTCCCACTGCGAACTCATATTTGGCCACTTGCTCTAATTCATCATCACTGATTAGGCTAGCGGTAATGGTTCTTCCTTCTATTGGACTGGATATGGCCTGATCTATGTTTTCAAATTTTGATAAATAGTGCAGTGATAACTGGGCAGGGAAAGGCGTATCATCATTGGCAGTCTTGTCGAAAATAGTCACCTCCAGCACCGCATTATTTATGGCAAATACATCAAAGGCTTCTTCAATCTGAGCGATGTGCGGAACGCTAATTTTCGTTGCCAAACTACTTACGCCTTGAATAAAACCCATGTCGGCGGTTTTGCTGGTAGAAATCTCATTTAGGTCAATGATCTCTTGCAGCAAGTCATCCGGATCGGTTCCGCTTATTTGATTAAACCTTTCTGCCGATTCGTTTGCAGGAAATGTGTAGGTCAATTCTTGGACATCATCTTCTGCAGGTCTTCTGTAATAAAGTGCCATTTTAAGATTGGCACTATCGAATGGAATCGTGCTGACAAAGTCTGAATTGTCATTGACTTGGAAAGCAAAGCCCCCAAGGAATTCTCTGAAATCATCGTCCGACTGGAGTTCCTCATCACCATCAATTACCTTCTGAAAGATTTCTTCACCCAGAGAATTAGGTAGTTTGATGAAAATGGAATCAGTTTCATCCTCGTTTTTATCCAGAACGAATTGAGCAATTGGCTGACTATCTAGCGAAAGCGCATCAAATTGATAGAAAAAGTCTTCCGGGGGCTCAAATGACTCATTTATTCTAAAAACTGATACCTCTTGCGTTTCACCCGTTCCATACGTATTTCTGTAGGGGTATAGAATAATACCCAACGAATCGAAAGTGTCATCAGCATCGAAAGTAGGGGTAAGGCCGAGTGAAAGTTGAAAGAACGGGTTGGCATTTATCGTCCCTAAAACAGGGTTTTCGTACCTGCCCAAAAGCAATGAATTTGCGTCGCCGGTTACAATCGAGTCGATATGTATAGTTGACATATCGAGTGATAATGTGTCTATAAAAAAGAAGTCGAAACTACTTTCGTCAGTAATACTGATTTCACCTTTTTCTTCACACGAAAGCATGAAGATTATAGAAATCAGTGCTAATAATTGTGTTGTTTTCTTGTCCATGAATCTTGGTTTCTATGTCAAATAGACAATCTTAATCACCAAGAAATCTGGAGAGGTGTGTTAAAAATGGTAAAGAGAAATGCTAAATTTTGTGAAAGGAACTTCTCACTCAGCCAATGGAACAAGAGTGTTATTACTCAAAAAGGTTGGCACTATTAATCTTCGATCTATAGGTTTTTCCAATGGGTATGTCTTGACCGTTTTTCAAGTGTAAAGTGTGTCCAACTTTACTTTTGACCATAAGTTTAGGGATAATAAATGATCGGTGAACTTGTAGAAAACTGTCGGGTAATTCTTTGGCCAATTTGGAGAGTGACTGCAAAACAAGGTATTTCGATTCGGCTGTGTGATACCTAATATATTCGCCCACGGATTCTATATATAGTATATCAGATAGTTGAATTCGATGGCTTTCGTAACCAGATTTAATAACTAGACTTTTGTCATCGTCATTTAAGATAGATTCATACTTGGCGGCTTTCGCTTCCACGCTAAATATGGATTCAATTTTTTGGACGCACTTCAGAAACCTATCTTCTAGGATCGGTTTGAGTAAATAGTCTAGAACTTCAAATTCAAATCCCTTCAAAGCATATTCTCTATAGGCCGTTGTCAAAACTACTTTGGCTTCCTTGGTATAGTCCTGTAAAAAGTCGAGCCCAGTTTTGTGAGGCATCTGAATATCTAAGAAAATTAAATCAATACGCTCTCTTTTAAGCAAGCTTTCTGCCTCAAACGCATTTTTACATTTGGCGACAAGTTGTAAGGTTTTGGTTTTACCAATATGATGCGCTAACAAATCCCGGGCATATTGTTCATCATCGACGACAATGCACTTTAGTTTAAGGCCTTTATATTCCATGGGTTAAGCTTAGTTTGGCTATGAACTCAGTGGCTGTTTTCTGGGTGGTGAAACTGTGTTTTTCACCATAGCAATATTTTAAACGTTGCTCAATATTTGTTAACCCGATTCCTGACTCTGACGGGTTTGTATTAGGTCTAGATTGAGAAGAAGGAATACTGTTAGTGATGGTAATTTCGGTTGACTGATCTTGGTTAACCACGCTAATTTTTACCGATAAATTTTCGCCCGTAACGGAGTAGCCATGTTTAAAAGCATTTTCAAGTAGGGGTAATACGATCATGGGTTCAATCTCGACACTATCATCGGCAATTTTCAGGTCTAAGTCTACATCAATACTTTCTTCATCTTTAATCAACTGAAAAAACACGTAGCTATCTATGATTTCAATTTCGCGAGAAAGCTTTATTTTTCCTTTGTTGCTCTCATAAGTTACATAGTGCAGCATTTCGCTCAACCGACGAATGAATTGGTCAGTCTTTTCTGGTTTCAGCTTTAAAACACTATATAAATTGTTCAAGGCATTTAAAAAGAAATGAGGGTTGATCTGTGATCTTAAGAATTTTAGTTCAGCTTGTGCCTTTTCTTTTTCTAAGAGCGTATTGGTTTGTTCTTTCTCAAGTTGATCTTTCCCTAAGGCATAAATGGTACTGATAAATACGATCAGTAAGGTAAAGAGCATCGGGGGGAAGGCCCTAATCACTCCTGGTAATTCTTGAATCGTCAAATCGCTGCCAGGTACAGTTCTGGCCCTGAGTAAGTCGGTTTCTGTAAAGTTGAACCAGCCAATAATAAACTGACTCATTAATAACAAAATCGCTAATACGCTCAATAAGAAAAAGCCGTACTTTTTGGTCTTAAAGAAAGTTGGAACCAGTACATATATATTCAAATAGGCAATCGCTATTTGTAAAAAATAGGGTAATAGAATTCTGTTGAGCACAGGTAGCACACTCTCCTGTTGCAAGCCTAAAGAGAAAGGAAACAGAAAGAGCACAAGCCAAAATCCGATATGGAGCCACTTAATATATTCTTTAGATACTCTCACGCTTCAAAATTAAACTTCCCAAACCAGTTTTTCTCCTTTTAGCGTCTCCTTTACTGAATAATTCATGCCCTCCGCTGAATGCCGAGTATTCGCTGATAACAGAACCAAGCGAAATGAGTGTCATTAGTGAAAACAAACAATAGATGCTTAATACAATGAAAGACGAGGTGGTAAATGTTGCTTTTTTAGGCAATGGTGTGCGCTGTGGTATGCTCAAACTTGTAGGCATTGTTATCTTATTTGGGTTGTCGGCCAGTTCTTTAAGTGGTCAAACCCAGAAGGTAACAGTCAAAGGAAGGATTAGAGAGGCTAGTAGTGGCGAAGATCTGATTAGTGCTACGGTTTATGTTCAAGAAATGGGCACCGGAGTGGTTTCTAATCCATATGGTTTTTATTCGGTGGTCCTTCGGCCTGGTAAATACACTTTTAAGGTGAGTTTCATCGGCTTTGAAACCATAGTCAAACAAGTCGAAGTAAAAGAGGATTTGGAGCTCAATTTCGATATGAAGGAGCAAATAGATGAGCTTGAAGAAGTAGTCGTCTATGCAGAAAGTGAAGATGAGAACGTGAAAAGTACCAAAATGAGTATCGCTAAGATAGATGCTGGTACAATTAAGCAATTACCAACCGTTTTCGGAGAAGCAGATGTGATCAAGTCAATCCAGCTCTTGCCTGGCGTAAGTAGTAATGGCGAAACATCTGGAGGCTTTAATGTTAGAGGTGGTGCTGCCGATCAAAATCTGGTTTTACTGGATGAAGCAACAATCTTCAATACCAGTCACTTATTTGGTTTAGTCTCAGTTTTTAACGCAGATGCTATTAAAGATGTAACCCTATATAAAGGAGGAATTCCATCGATTTACGGCGGTCGGCTTTCATCCGTGCTAGATGTTCGGCAGAAAGATGGTAATAGCAAAGAGCTGTCGGGAAGTGCTGGAATAGGGCTGCTGTCCAGTCGGCTGAATCTAGAAGGCCCAATTGATAATGGGAATGGATCATTTCTGGTAGCGGGCAGAAGGTCTTACGTAGATTTATTCTTACCCTCAATCCTAGATGATGCACCAACGGTTTATTTCTACGATCTAAATTTAAAGGCTAACTATACGTTTAATGCTGATAATCGGCTTTTCCTTTCTGGATATTTTGGCCGAGATAATTTAAGTGTCGATGATTTCGTAAACAATGACTGGGGAAATCTAGCCTTTAACATGCGCTATAATAAGGTGCTAAACGACAAGCTCTTCTCTAACTTCTCTTTCATCTATAGTGATTACAGATACAATTTTGATATTCTCCGGTCCGATGGATACTCTTGGGAGGCACACATCGAGAACTTTAATTTAAAGTCTGACTTTACGCTATTTCAAGAAGGTGAAAACCAGATAGATTTTGGCGCTAGTCTGCTCTATTATGATTTCAATCCAGGCGATATATCGCCTAACGAAGAATCTGCCACGCTCGGCACCACTTTAGATCCAAAGTATGCCTTGGAACCCGCTTTATACATTAATGCGAAGAGAACAATTGGTCCAAAATTTTCAATAGAGGCAGGGTTAAGGTTTTCGTCATTTTTTCGATTGGGTGAAGAAGAGATTAGGCAGTATGCCAACGATCAACCTGTGGTGTATAATGCTGCCCTCGGAAGATATGAGCAAGGTACTGTTGTGGGTACAAAACAGTATGAGTCTGGAGAAGTAATTGCTGATTTCTATAACCTCGAACCTCGTTTGGCGCTGACATACCAACTTGACGGTGAAAGCTCTTTGAAGGCGAGTTATAATCGAACAACCCAATACATCCATTTAATATCGAATAGTACGTCACCCACAGCACTGAATATCTGGACACCTAGCGGTCCTTTTCTAGAGCCTCAACTGTCCGATCAGGTGGCTTTAGGCTACTTCAGGAACTTTAAAAACAACATGTACGAGGCATCTGTAGAGGCTTACTATAAAGACATGCAAAATCAGGTCGACTATGTAGATGGGGCAGATATACAATTAAATAATAACCTAGAAACAGAGCTGCTTTCAGGTCGAGGTAGAGCTTATGGGCTGGAGCTTTATGTCAAAAAGAATAAGGGACGATTTACAGGATGGATGAGTTATACACTTTCGAGAAGTGAGAGACAAGTAGACGGAGCTGGGACTGGTGGACCAGGAATTAACAATGGAGAGTATTACGCCAGTAACTTCGATAAAACACATGACCTGAGTTTGACAGGTATGTATAAGTTGAACGAGAACCTTATGCTAAGTGCCAATTTTATTTACCAAACGGGTATGCCGATCAATTATCCAGAAAGTAGATATGAATTTGGGGGCATCGTTGGGGCGAATTTTGAATCACGAAACCAGTCAAGGATAACAGACAATCACAGACTTGACATTTCCATAACCATGAACACTAAGAAAAAGCCAAAATGGGATGGCAGTTGGACTTTCAGCATCTATAACCTTTACAATAACCAAAATGCCTATGACGTCACCTTCAGCCCGACGGGAGCTGATAGGGGTGCCGATATATCTAGATTCTTTATTGATAGGTATAGCACGCAGGCCACACAAACCTACATCGGCATGTTTCCAAACATTACATACAATCTAAAATTCTAAGAGATGAAACGTATTCTAATAATATTTTCTATCGTGCTTTTCACGTTTTCATGTACTGATACGCTCGATGTCGATTTAGAGGAGGGGACTGTCAGATTGGTGGTAGAAGGGCGCCTAGAGCTGTTCAAAGATGGTTCGGGAAGCGGTTACCAATCCATAAGGCTAACGACTACGGCTCCTTATTTCCAAAATGAACAAGTCCCTGCGGCTACTGGAGCATCGGTGTTAGTAAGAGATTTAGGAACTCAACAAATCTATCAGTTTACGGAATCTAACACCGAACCCGGCATTTATGAAACACAAGGTTTAGTGCCGATTGTTGGCAATGAATATCAACTAGAAATTGAATATGAGGGAAATACATACCAGGCAACAGACAGGATGTTGCCCGTCGCTGACATCGATCGATTAGCACAGTTTTTCAAGGAAGAGACAATCTTTACGGACGAAGGAATAGGTCTGGAGTTAGACTATGAAGACCCTACCGACGAAGTGAATTATTACCATTGGCAAACTTTCCGTAATGATACTTTACTGGTAAAAGCCGATGTTGGTAATCAGTTCAATTTAGTTTCTTCAGATGAGTTCTATAATGGTCTTCAGGTACAAGGTTTTGAGTTGGCCAATGATTTTACCTTTCAAGTAGGAGATGTAGCGCTGGTTCGACAATACGCTTTGTCTGAAGCCGCTTATGACTACTATAGAAATTTCTACGAGCAGGCAGTTGGTATCTCACCAGGATTTGGAGATGTGGTGCCGGCAACGTTAAGGGGTAATGTTAGAAATTTGACAGATGATAGTCTTTACCCATTGGGTTTCTTCGAGGCCAGCGAGGTGGCGCAAATGGGCATTACGATACAGTAATTGACAAAGAGATGGCTGATTGTGGATAACCATGTTTATAACCCTGTGGATAACTGTGTGGGTAAAAGAGTGGGAAACTTGTTGAAAACTAGGTAGTTATCAGTCTTGCGTGTAAAGTTATTAAAGGTACCTTAGATATACCAAGTGAGGGATAAAGAACAGAAGCCTAGCTTCAGTCTCTCTTCGGGGGAAGCCCGAAAAAATGTCGTGAATGGGCTGTACATGAAAATGTCAGTCTGAAATAGTCAGAGTGAGCTGTTTGTATCATTGGGAACGTAAGTGACGAATGATACGGTGGAAATCGTCCTTTGTGGCGACGACTAAAGTGTTTGTGATCACTACTTTGAAAGGGAGTAATCATGAGACGTTCAAAAATCTTTCTATGAAAGGTGCTAGAGCAACACTTCATAACAGTTGGTGAACAATTTTATCGAGTAATCGGTAAAAGTGTAAATCAGATTAAACCTAGGTTATATCTAATCACGGTCAGCGATTACTGGCGACAGTAATTGACACAAAGCCTCGGCTGAGTGGAATATGTCAGATCTTCTTGGGATGATTTAGACAAAGAACGTTGACATTTCACCCGAAAGGATGAAACAAAAGACTACAAAAGCTTCATTTAACCTGTTCTGTGCTGTGCATGGAAATATAGGTGAAGCCGTGAAGAGGCAGCGCTTACACTTAATGGTTTCGGTCGTTAAGAATGAGCAAAGTTCTAAACAGTACCTTGGCATTAAGAAATGGTGTTAACCATTTCTTAATGAAGAGGGGGCGAGTAATCGTCCCCACTTTGTTATTTGGGGGTATTTGAAAAAATACGGGAAGAGACCGCTGGGGAGCGGTCTCTTTTTTTATTTCAGCTTTTCTGAACTTTTTTCTTAGTTGTTCGTTGTGTTACTAGTTTCGATAATAGTATTACTATTATCTGTAAAAGTTAATTATCACATTTTTTCAATTTATGGCACTTTTAAGGCTAGAAATGAATGCGAACCTGTTTTTGAGAGACCCTCAAGAAACAGATCTAGGTAGAAAGATTATTGATCAGTCAATTCGAATGATTGATGAACTTGGACTAGAAGCCTTCACATTCAAGAAGTTATCCAAGGCGATTGATTCCACAGAGGCTTCGATTTATCGATACTTTGAAAACAAGCACAAACTGCTCGTCTATCTAATCGCTTGGTATTGGAATTGGTTAGAATATCGAATCGATTTTGAAACGCACAATGTTAAAACGCCCGAAGAGCGTTTAGCCATTGCACTTCGATTAGTCACTGAACAGCGTAAATACGATAAGTCATTTCCGTCAGTAGACGAACTAGCTTTACAAAGAATAATTACAAATGAGTCGGATAAGACTTATTTGACAAAGCAAGTTGACAGTGATAATAAAGAAGGACTTTTTAGAGGGTTTAAATCACTTTGTGGTCGTTTAGCGGAGATTATTTTAGAAATCAACCCGGATTATCCTTACGCTCATTCACTGGTTTCAACAGTGCTCCAAGCGGCACACCAGCAAGTATTTTTTGCAGAACATTTACCATCCCTAACTAATCATAAAGCTGATTTAGGGAAGGTTCACGAAGATAATTATGTGTTTTTACTAGAACTTATTCAAAAGGCCATTAAGGTATAAAGCTTAATTCCATGACCAACCAACACATTGCTAATACGATAAAGGAGGTTTCCGTTCTTTTGAATGCAAGTCTTGAGGATGCTCTGCTTCAAGATATGCAGGCCAATTCTAAGCGGTATGCCATAGATGAGGCTTTTGAGTTTAAAAGAGACTTGATAGAAACTGCCAACAAGATTAGGGTGGTCCTCTTGGATCAATCCCTTTCAGGTGAAAGCCTCGCGGTATTTCTAAGAGATGTCAATATTCCTTTGATCGCCCTAAGACAATTAGAAGATGGATTTGCTCCGGTCATTCTTACAAAGGCTAGAAAAGGAATAAAAGTCGTTCAAATTGATGGAGATGGCACGCAGGATTTAACCTATGAAGATATTGAGGGGCAATTAATCAAAGATGCACAAGGGGAGGTCATGCTTTTAGGGGCCTTCAGTTACCGAAGTCTAGTATCGGAGCATGAAGAAGGTGAGCTGCCTAAACCTTTGAGCCCCGTCAAAAGACTCATCAGATTACTGAGCGAAGAGAAGAGAGATATCTTCTACATTTTCGTTTATGCAGCATTTGTGGGGATTGTATCCTTAACATTGCCACTTGGTATTCAGGCAACGGTAGAACTAGTCTCGGGTGGTGTAGTATTCAGTTCTATTTATCTATTGATAGGCTTAGTGCTATTGGGAATTCTAGCTTCTGGAGGTTTGCAGATTATGCAAATAACCCTGGTGGAATACTTGCAGAGAAGAATTTTCACCAAGGCAGCTTTGGAGTTTACCTTTAGGATACCTCGCATGAAGATAGAGTCCTTAAATAACTTTCATGCGCCAGAATTAATCAATAGGTTTTTCGATGTACTGACCATTCAAAAAGGATTGCCAAAGTTACTGGGAGATTTGGTGTCAGGTGTGATCCAAATTCTATTCGGATTGGTATTACTCTCTTTTTATCACCCATTCTTCGTGTTCTTTGGCTTAGTGCTCATACTGACTTTACTGTTAATCTTTAGGTTGACTGGTCCAAAAGGATTGCAATCATCGATCAAGGAGTCCAAGTATAAGTACAAGGTGGTTTACTGGTTGGAAGAAATCGCCAGAACGCTGAACTCATTTAAGATTTCTGGTAACACAAGTTTGCCAGTTAAGAAGACCGAGTATAACGTGAACAATTACCTGATTAACCGTAAAGTACATTTCAAAGTGCTGGTTAGTCAGTACTTCTACATCGTTTTGTTTAAGGCAGTTATCACGGGTGGACTATTGATCATCGGTACATCGTTGGTCATCAATAGAGAAATCACTTTAGGCCAGTTTGTGGCTGCTGAAGTAATTATCATTTTGATACTTAGCTCGGTTGAGAAGATTATAACCTATATGGACGTAGTCTATGATATGCTGACCGCAGTAGATAAAATCAGTCAGGTGACCGATTTACCATTAGAAAAAGTAGGCGGTATTGATCTCGATGAGAAAGAGTTGGATAAAGGCTTCTCAATTCGCCTGAAAGACCTTAGTTACACCTATCCCGACGTAAAGAATCCTGCTATTCATAGCATAACCACGGGATTTGCTTGCGGTGAGAAGATTTGTATCTCTGGAGGGAATGAATATGGAAAAACCACGCTGACTAATACCATTTCTGGTATCAACCAGAATTATAGTGG
It encodes the following:
- a CDS encoding outer membrane beta-barrel protein, encoding MRKANQITFLCCFFSFLFNVDLLAQEQIYFKEIGGTSSTNNAYHILFLPLNKQENHELVRASLFANGRGVEIVYTKDEQALERLKVLVTDGVQFGTIDPKRLFVVDLTKQSEATLALLETDDIQPAKTIIFDKYNPLLFNRLLGDVKFIPPVKMNDRLFLDQTFKFIKKQRKWGSEVDKSQLRSSRKIDSLVQRKNTNLFNVEFQFGSWFLLSEQNLGNERFNIANSGNNYRLNFGYGLSQRLVLQGSFGISFKLPDEDAQRAAVNNAGTGVSFSNETRNQFVMTTGLGLKYYVKQGSVNFYGLLGVERVNMELINFKAFSNNNGEIRDRYSTTDLRFNAVRYGVGMETSLASRLYFNFQLEGTKSETFQEPINGVSNFDNVGFSFGLGFKLGSPKTGR
- a CDS encoding Kelch repeat-containing protein; protein product: MKNRRTILNAFWALTACICLSCNNSTSSSPDEGNWVEESDFEGATRSGAVAFVIDDFAFVGTGYDGDDRLVDFWRYEPDRNTWFRIADFPGVARNSAVAFAANGKGYVGTGYDGDVELNDFWEYDPALDSWTQIADFPGAARFGALSFTLNDEGYVGTGNDGDNNLKDFYKYSPSSNTWVQISSMGGSKRQGAFNFVIDGLAYVGGGLHNGIHQEDFWMYDPATDLWTEKNDLDDDDTGDPEVLREYAASFSIGSFGYISVGKRLSNLIDTWRYNPDADEWEELTEFEGSAREQAVSFTILDFAYVATGRNINARYDDIWAFRPLEEFDEED
- a CDS encoding LytR/AlgR family response regulator transcription factor — its product is MEYKGLKLKCIVVDDEQYARDLLAHHIGKTKTLQLVAKCKNAFEAESLLKRERIDLIFLDIQMPHKTGLDFLQDYTKEAKVVLTTAYREYALKGFEFEVLDYLLKPILEDRFLKCVQKIESIFSVEAKAAKYESILNDDDKSLVIKSGYESHRIQLSDILYIESVGEYIRYHTAESKYLVLQSLSKLAKELPDSFLQVHRSFIIPKLMVKSKVGHTLHLKNGQDIPIGKTYRSKINSANLFE
- a CDS encoding DUF4249 domain-containing protein, coding for MKRILIIFSIVLFTFSCTDTLDVDLEEGTVRLVVEGRLELFKDGSGSGYQSIRLTTTAPYFQNEQVPAATGASVLVRDLGTQQIYQFTESNTEPGIYETQGLVPIVGNEYQLEIEYEGNTYQATDRMLPVADIDRLAQFFKEETIFTDEGIGLELDYEDPTDEVNYYHWQTFRNDTLLVKADVGNQFNLVSSDEFYNGLQVQGFELANDFTFQVGDVALVRQYALSEAAYDYYRNFYEQAVGISPGFGDVVPATLRGNVRNLTDDSLYPLGFFEASEVAQMGITIQ
- a CDS encoding TonB-dependent receptor is translated as MLNTMKDEVVNVAFLGNGVRCGMLKLVGIVILFGLSASSLSGQTQKVTVKGRIREASSGEDLISATVYVQEMGTGVVSNPYGFYSVVLRPGKYTFKVSFIGFETIVKQVEVKEDLELNFDMKEQIDELEEVVVYAESEDENVKSTKMSIAKIDAGTIKQLPTVFGEADVIKSIQLLPGVSSNGETSGGFNVRGGAADQNLVLLDEATIFNTSHLFGLVSVFNADAIKDVTLYKGGIPSIYGGRLSSVLDVRQKDGNSKELSGSAGIGLLSSRLNLEGPIDNGNGSFLVAGRRSYVDLFLPSILDDAPTVYFYDLNLKANYTFNADNRLFLSGYFGRDNLSVDDFVNNDWGNLAFNMRYNKVLNDKLFSNFSFIYSDYRYNFDILRSDGYSWEAHIENFNLKSDFTLFQEGENQIDFGASLLYYDFNPGDISPNEESATLGTTLDPKYALEPALYINAKRTIGPKFSIEAGLRFSSFFRLGEEEIRQYANDQPVVYNAALGRYEQGTVVGTKQYESGEVIADFYNLEPRLALTYQLDGESSLKASYNRTTQYIHLISNSTSPTALNIWTPSGPFLEPQLSDQVALGYFRNFKNNMYEASVEAYYKDMQNQVDYVDGADIQLNNNLETELLSGRGRAYGLELYVKKNKGRFTGWMSYTLSRSERQVDGAGTGGPGINNGEYYASNFDKTHDLSLTGMYKLNENLMLSANFIYQTGMPINYPESRYEFGGIVGANFESRNQSRITDNHRLDISITMNTKKKPKWDGSWTFSIYNLYNNQNAYDVTFSPTGADRGADISRFFIDRYSTQATQTYIGMFPNITYNLKF
- a CDS encoding sensor histidine kinase; the encoded protein is MRVSKEYIKWLHIGFWLVLFLFPFSLGLQQESVLPVLNRILLPYFLQIAIAYLNIYVLVPTFFKTKKYGFFLLSVLAILLLMSQFIIGWFNFTETDLLRARTVPGSDLTIQELPGVIRAFPPMLFTLLIVFISTIYALGKDQLEKEQTNTLLEKEKAQAELKFLRSQINPHFFLNALNNLYSVLKLKPEKTDQFIRRLSEMLHYVTYESNKGKIKLSREIEIIDSYVFFQLIKDEESIDVDLDLKIADDSVEIEPMIVLPLLENAFKHGYSVTGENLSVKISVVNQDQSTEITITNSIPSSQSRPNTNPSESGIGLTNIEQRLKYCYGEKHSFTTQKTATEFIAKLSLTHGI
- a CDS encoding DUF4270 family protein, which codes for MDKKTTQLLALISIIFMLSCEEKGEISITDESSFDFFFIDTLSLDMSTIHIDSIVTGDANSLLLGRYENPVLGTINANPFFQLSLGLTPTFDADDTFDSLGIILYPYRNTYGTGETQEVSVFRINESFEPPEDFFYQFDALSLDSQPIAQFVLDKNEDETDSIFIKLPNSLGEEIFQKVIDGDEELQSDDDFREFLGGFAFQVNDNSDFVSTIPFDSANLKMALYYRRPAEDDVQELTYTFPANESAERFNQISGTDPDDLLQEIIDLNEISTSKTADMGFIQGVSSLATKISVPHIAQIEEAFDVFAINNAVLEVTIFDKTANDDTPFPAQLSLHYLSKFENIDQAISSPIEGRTITASLISDDELEQVAKYEFAVGAYVENLINTQGLDEESFYLTIPSTEINTNIRTVAIDATQLETKLKIYISKYND